The genomic window GAATAGTAAGGTGACTTACCAAAGGCCTTACTCCATCGTGTATGGCAACAATTGAATCATTATCTTGAATTAGTTGTAATCCGTTAATAACTGAGTGAAAACGGGTATAGCCACCTGAACATACATTGTGAGGTATTTCAAAGCCATAATGCCTGGTCAAGTTTTCCCACTCACTAATTTGATCAGTTGGAAGTACAACAATAATTTGAAGATTATTGTCCCAATCGAAAAATGTTTCAATTGTGTGGAAAAGCAAGGGCTTTTCTCCAAGTAATATAAATTGCTTTGGAATAGCCGATTGCATTCTGCTACCAATTCCAGCTGCAACTATTATTACTGAATTCTTCATAATTAGCCCTTAATTTAGGCCCTTAAATAATTAACATTGCATCTCCGTAAGAGAAAAACTGATATTTTTCTTTAATTGCCTCATCATATGCTCTTTTGATAAGATCATAACCTCCAAAAGCACAAACCATCATATAAAGAGTTGATTCTGAAGTGTGAAAATTAGTGATCATACAATTGGCAATACTGAAATCATAAGGAGGAAAAACGAATTTATTTGTCCAGCCATCAAAGGGCTTTAAATGGCCATCTGAAGAAACGGATGATTCGATAGCCCTCATGGAAGTTGTTCCCACTGCACATACCCTGCGCTTGCTATCAATTCCTTTATTCACAATATTTGCAGCCAAAGCAGGCACAATTGCTTGCTCGGAATCCATTTTGTGTTTTGTAAGATCTTCAACTTCAACAGATCTGAAAGTACCAAGACCAATATGAAGGGTAAGTTCGGCAAAGTTAACTCCTTTTAACTCAAGCCTTTTCATTAATTCACGGCTGA from Bacteroidota bacterium includes these protein-coding regions:
- a CDS encoding 2-C-methyl-D-erythritol 4-phosphate cytidylyltransferase, with the protein product MKNSVIIVAAGIGSRMQSAIPKQFILLGEKPLLFHTIETFFDWDNNLQIIVVLPTDQISEWENLTRHYGFEIPHNVCSGGYTRFHSVINGLQLIQDNDSIVAIHDGVRPLVSHLTIQNCFEAAAKKDAAVPVVELIDSLRKVSKDSSEAVNRDEYRIVQTPQCFKASVLKAAYSLPYRAAFTDDASVVEAAGTPISLSPGNIENIKITTSFDLLLAEALLKAKTQF